A stretch of the Manis pentadactyla isolate mManPen7 chromosome 16, mManPen7.hap1, whole genome shotgun sequence genome encodes the following:
- the PHF1 gene encoding PHD finger protein 1 isoform X1 encodes MGRVSGGRGHEQGPQGGTWSDRKGWGGHLADVTWAGPSPEAGCREGGFPLAPRAGLPSEEGAAGIPSSSGSDRASASAAERPPLVGRLPGLSEAPGPGFGKVKMCWPDGQMGCYTWGPSRRWTVLGRCVWSSLRMILSFWFYGKTLALLPSLGRNSSAVSVALRLWSLGTGWSAVRNVAMLITRTAMFQGLQPLEKEKAHPGSAVSASSPSPPSRLPILSPQRGGALKKGPYARAMLGMKLSLPYGLKGLDWDAGHLSNRQQSYCYCGGPGEWNLKMLQCRSCLQWFHEACTQCLSKPLLYGDRFYEFECCVCQGGPEKVRRLQLRWVDVAHLVLYHLSVCCKKKYFDFDREILPFTSENWDSLLLGELSDTPKGERSSKLLSALNSHKDRFISGREIKKRKCLFGLHARIPPPVESPTGDGAPTSFPSGQGPGGGVSRPLGKRRRPEPEPLRRRQKGKMEELGPPSAVRNQPKPQEQRERARLQRALQGSVSPPTPSPNQSYQGSSGYNFRPTDARCLPSSPIRMFASFHPSASTAGTSGDGEPPDRSPLELHIGFPTDIPKSAPHSMTASSSSVPVPSPSLPRRSAPPSPLCRSLSPGTGGGVRGGVGYLSRGDPVRVLARRVRPDGSVQYLVEWGGGGIF; translated from the exons ATGGGAAGGGTGAGTGGAGGGCGGGGTCATGAACAGGGGCCGCAGGGCGGGACTTGGAGTGAccgtaaggggtgggggggacactTAGCGGATGTGACATGGGCGGGGCCCAGTCCAGAGGCGGGCTGCCGGGAGGGGGGATTCCCTCTTGCCCCGAGGGCGGGTCTCCCTTCGGAGGAAGGGGCTGCGGGGATTCCCTCTTCCTCCGGGTCAGACCGTGCGTCCGCCTCGGCCGCGGAGAGGCCGCCGCTTGTTGGGCGCCTTCCAGGCCTGTCGGAG GCCCCAGGCCCCGGCTTTGGGAAGGTCAAGATGTGCTGGCCAGATGGACAGATGGGCTGCTATACTTGGGGACCATCAAGAAG GTGGACAGTGCTCGGGAGGTGTGTCTGGTCCAGTTTGAGGATGATTCTCAGTTTCTGGTTCTATGGAAAGACATTAGCCCTG CTGCCCTCCCTGGGGAGGAACTCCTCTGCTGTGTCTGTCGCTCTGAGACTGTGGTCCCTGGGAACCGGCTGGTCAGCTGTGAGAAATGTCGCCATG CTTATCACCAGGACTGCCATGTTCCAAGGGCTCCAGCCCCTGGAGAAGGAGAAGGCACATCCTGGGTCTGCCGTCAGTGCATCTTCGCCATCGCCACCAAG CAGGCTGCCTATTCTGTCTCCCCAGAGAGGGGGTGCACTGAAGAAGGGCCCCTATGCTCGGGCCATGCTGGGCATGAAGCTCTCCCTGCCGTATGGACTAAAGGGCCTGGACTGGGACGCTGGACATCTGAGCAACAGGCAGCAGAGCTACTGTTACTGTGGTGGCCCTGGGGA GTGGAACCTGAAAATGCTACAGTGCCGGAGCTGCCTGCAGTGGTTCCATGAGGCCTGCACCCAGTGTCTCAGCAAGCCCCTCCTCTATGGGGACAG GTTCTATGAGTTTGAATGCTGTGTGTGTCAGGGTGGCCCTGAGAAGGTCAGGAGGCTGCAGCTTCGCTG GGTGGATGTGGCCCATCTTGTCCTCTATCACCTCAGCGTTTGCTGTAAGAAAAAATACTTTGATTTTGACCGTGAGATCCTCCCCTTCACCTCTGAGAATTGGGACAGTTTGCTCCTTGGGGAG CTCTCAGACACTCCCAAGGGAGAACGTTCTTCCAAACTCCTCTCTGCTCTTAACAGCCACAAGGACCG TTTCATTTCAGGGAGGGAGATTAAGAAGAGGAAATGCTTGTTTGGTCTCCATGCTCGAATTCCTCCCCCTGTGGAGTCCCCTACTGGAGATGGAGCCCCCACCAG CTTCCCTTCAGGGCAGGGCCCTGGGGGAGGGGTCTCACGTCCCCTGGGGAAGCGCCGGAGGCCAGAGCCAGAGCCCctgaggaggaggcagaaggggaaaatggaggagctggggccaCCCTCAGCAGTGCGCAATCAGCCCAAGCCTCAGGAGCAGAGGGAGCGGGCTCGTCTACAGAGGGCACTGCAG GGCTCAGTGTCTCCACCAACCCCCAGCCCTAACCAGAGTTACCAGGGCAGCAGCGGCTACAACTTCCGGCCCACAGATGCCCGCTGCCTGCCCAG cagtCCCATCCGGATGTTCGCTTCCTTCCACCCCTCTGCCAGCACTGCAGGGACCTCTGGGGATGGTGAACCCCCAGACAG GTCACCCCTGGAACTTCACATTGGTTTCCCCACAGACATCCCTAAAAGTGCCCCCCACTCGATGACTGCCTCATCTTCCTCAGTCCCAGTCCCTTCCCCCAGTCTTCCTAGACGCTCAGCACCCCCTTCTCCCCTGTGCCGTAGTTTGTCTCCTGGGACTGGGGGAGGAGTCCGAGGTGGGGTTGGCTACCTGTCCCGAGGGGACCCTGTCCGGGTCCTTGCTCGGAGAGTACGGCCTGATGGCTCTGTGCAGTACCTGGTtgagtggggaggtgggggcatcTTCTGA
- the PHF1 gene encoding PHD finger protein 1 isoform X8, producing the protein MAQPPRLSRSGAPPLWDPASPAPTSGPRPRLWEGQDVLARWTDGLLYLGTIKKVDSAREVCLVQFEDDSQFLVLWKDISPAALPGEELLCCVCRSETVVPGNRLVSCEKCRHAYHQDCHVPRAPAPGEGEGTSWVCRQCIFAIATKRGGALKKGPYARAMLGMKLSLPYGLKGLDWDAGHLSNRQQSYCYCGGPGEWNLKMLQCRSCLQWFHEACTQCLSKPLLYGDRFYEFECCVCQGGPEKVRRLQLRWVDVAHLVLYHLSVCCKKKYFDFDREILPFTSENWDSLLLGELSDTPKGERSSKLLSALNSHKDRFISGREIKKRKCLFGLHARIPPPVESPTGDGAPTSFPSGQGPGGGVSRPLGKRRRPEPEPLRRRQKGKMEELGPPSAVRNQPKPQEQRERARLQRALQGSVSPPTPSPNQSYQGSSGYNFRPTDARCLPSSPIRMFASFHPSASTAGTSGDGEPPDRSPLELHIGFPTDIPKSAPHSMTASSSSVPVPSPSLPRRSAPPSPLCRSLSPGTGGGVRGGVGYLSRGDPVRVLARRVRPDGSVQYLVEWGGGGIF; encoded by the exons ATGGCACAGCCCCCCCGGCTGAGCCGCTCTGGTGCCCCCCCCCTTTGGGACCCAGCTTCCCCTGCTCCCACCTCAGGCCCCAGGCCCCGGCTTTGGGAAGGTCAAGATGTGCTGGCCAGATGGACAGATGGGCTGCTATACTTGGGGACCATCAAGAAG GTGGACAGTGCTCGGGAGGTGTGTCTGGTCCAGTTTGAGGATGATTCTCAGTTTCTGGTTCTATGGAAAGACATTAGCCCTG CTGCCCTCCCTGGGGAGGAACTCCTCTGCTGTGTCTGTCGCTCTGAGACTGTGGTCCCTGGGAACCGGCTGGTCAGCTGTGAGAAATGTCGCCATG CTTATCACCAGGACTGCCATGTTCCAAGGGCTCCAGCCCCTGGAGAAGGAGAAGGCACATCCTGGGTCTGCCGTCAGTGCATCTTCGCCATCGCCACCAAG AGAGGGGGTGCACTGAAGAAGGGCCCCTATGCTCGGGCCATGCTGGGCATGAAGCTCTCCCTGCCGTATGGACTAAAGGGCCTGGACTGGGACGCTGGACATCTGAGCAACAGGCAGCAGAGCTACTGTTACTGTGGTGGCCCTGGGGA GTGGAACCTGAAAATGCTACAGTGCCGGAGCTGCCTGCAGTGGTTCCATGAGGCCTGCACCCAGTGTCTCAGCAAGCCCCTCCTCTATGGGGACAG GTTCTATGAGTTTGAATGCTGTGTGTGTCAGGGTGGCCCTGAGAAGGTCAGGAGGCTGCAGCTTCGCTG GGTGGATGTGGCCCATCTTGTCCTCTATCACCTCAGCGTTTGCTGTAAGAAAAAATACTTTGATTTTGACCGTGAGATCCTCCCCTTCACCTCTGAGAATTGGGACAGTTTGCTCCTTGGGGAG CTCTCAGACACTCCCAAGGGAGAACGTTCTTCCAAACTCCTCTCTGCTCTTAACAGCCACAAGGACCG TTTCATTTCAGGGAGGGAGATTAAGAAGAGGAAATGCTTGTTTGGTCTCCATGCTCGAATTCCTCCCCCTGTGGAGTCCCCTACTGGAGATGGAGCCCCCACCAG CTTCCCTTCAGGGCAGGGCCCTGGGGGAGGGGTCTCACGTCCCCTGGGGAAGCGCCGGAGGCCAGAGCCAGAGCCCctgaggaggaggcagaaggggaaaatggaggagctggggccaCCCTCAGCAGTGCGCAATCAGCCCAAGCCTCAGGAGCAGAGGGAGCGGGCTCGTCTACAGAGGGCACTGCAG GGCTCAGTGTCTCCACCAACCCCCAGCCCTAACCAGAGTTACCAGGGCAGCAGCGGCTACAACTTCCGGCCCACAGATGCCCGCTGCCTGCCCAG cagtCCCATCCGGATGTTCGCTTCCTTCCACCCCTCTGCCAGCACTGCAGGGACCTCTGGGGATGGTGAACCCCCAGACAG GTCACCCCTGGAACTTCACATTGGTTTCCCCACAGACATCCCTAAAAGTGCCCCCCACTCGATGACTGCCTCATCTTCCTCAGTCCCAGTCCCTTCCCCCAGTCTTCCTAGACGCTCAGCACCCCCTTCTCCCCTGTGCCGTAGTTTGTCTCCTGGGACTGGGGGAGGAGTCCGAGGTGGGGTTGGCTACCTGTCCCGAGGGGACCCTGTCCGGGTCCTTGCTCGGAGAGTACGGCCTGATGGCTCTGTGCAGTACCTGGTtgagtggggaggtgggggcatcTTCTGA
- the PHF1 gene encoding PHD finger protein 1 isoform X7 codes for MRRHAGLRRQTFLFWKTCPEKLPRHISGPPQDAMAQPPRLSRSGAPPLWDPASPAPTSGPRPRLWEGQDVLARWTDGLLYLGTIKKVDSAREVCLVQFEDDSQFLVLWKDISPAALPGEELLCCVCRSETVVPGNRLVSCEKCRHAYHQDCHVPRAPAPGEGEGTSWVCRQCIFAIATKRGGALKKGPYARAMLGMKLSLPYGLKGLDWDAGHLSNRQQSYCYCGGPGEWNLKMLQCRSCLQWFHEACTQCLSKPLLYGDRFYEFECCVCQGGPEKVRRLQLRWVDVAHLVLYHLSVCCKKKYFDFDREILPFTSENWDSLLLGELSDTPKGERSSKLLSALNSHKDRFISGREIKKRKCLFGLHARIPPPVESPTGDGAPTSFPSGQGPGGGVSRPLGKRRRPEPEPLRRRQKGKMEELGPPSAVRNQPKPQEQRERARLQRALQGSVSPPTPSPNQSYQGSSGYNFRPTDARCLPSPIRMFASFHPSASTAGTSGDGEPPDRSPLELHIGFPTDIPKSAPHSMTASSSSVPVPSPSLPRRSAPPSPLCRSLSPGTGGGVRGGVGYLSRGDPVRVLARRVRPDGSVQYLVEWGGGGIF; via the exons ATGAGGAGACACGCGGGCCTGAGAAGGCAGACgtttctattctggaaaacatgcCCAGAAAAGCTCCCAAGACACATCTCTGG GCCCCCCCAGGATGCAATGGCACAGCCCCCCCGGCTGAGCCGCTCTGGTGCCCCCCCCCTTTGGGACCCAGCTTCCCCTGCTCCCACCTCAGGCCCCAGGCCCCGGCTTTGGGAAGGTCAAGATGTGCTGGCCAGATGGACAGATGGGCTGCTATACTTGGGGACCATCAAGAAG GTGGACAGTGCTCGGGAGGTGTGTCTGGTCCAGTTTGAGGATGATTCTCAGTTTCTGGTTCTATGGAAAGACATTAGCCCTG CTGCCCTCCCTGGGGAGGAACTCCTCTGCTGTGTCTGTCGCTCTGAGACTGTGGTCCCTGGGAACCGGCTGGTCAGCTGTGAGAAATGTCGCCATG CTTATCACCAGGACTGCCATGTTCCAAGGGCTCCAGCCCCTGGAGAAGGAGAAGGCACATCCTGGGTCTGCCGTCAGTGCATCTTCGCCATCGCCACCAAG AGAGGGGGTGCACTGAAGAAGGGCCCCTATGCTCGGGCCATGCTGGGCATGAAGCTCTCCCTGCCGTATGGACTAAAGGGCCTGGACTGGGACGCTGGACATCTGAGCAACAGGCAGCAGAGCTACTGTTACTGTGGTGGCCCTGGGGA GTGGAACCTGAAAATGCTACAGTGCCGGAGCTGCCTGCAGTGGTTCCATGAGGCCTGCACCCAGTGTCTCAGCAAGCCCCTCCTCTATGGGGACAG GTTCTATGAGTTTGAATGCTGTGTGTGTCAGGGTGGCCCTGAGAAGGTCAGGAGGCTGCAGCTTCGCTG GGTGGATGTGGCCCATCTTGTCCTCTATCACCTCAGCGTTTGCTGTAAGAAAAAATACTTTGATTTTGACCGTGAGATCCTCCCCTTCACCTCTGAGAATTGGGACAGTTTGCTCCTTGGGGAG CTCTCAGACACTCCCAAGGGAGAACGTTCTTCCAAACTCCTCTCTGCTCTTAACAGCCACAAGGACCG TTTCATTTCAGGGAGGGAGATTAAGAAGAGGAAATGCTTGTTTGGTCTCCATGCTCGAATTCCTCCCCCTGTGGAGTCCCCTACTGGAGATGGAGCCCCCACCAG CTTCCCTTCAGGGCAGGGCCCTGGGGGAGGGGTCTCACGTCCCCTGGGGAAGCGCCGGAGGCCAGAGCCAGAGCCCctgaggaggaggcagaaggggaaaatggaggagctggggccaCCCTCAGCAGTGCGCAATCAGCCCAAGCCTCAGGAGCAGAGGGAGCGGGCTCGTCTACAGAGGGCACTGCAG GGCTCAGTGTCTCCACCAACCCCCAGCCCTAACCAGAGTTACCAGGGCAGCAGCGGCTACAACTTCCGGCCCACAGATGCCCGCTGCCTGCCCAG tCCCATCCGGATGTTCGCTTCCTTCCACCCCTCTGCCAGCACTGCAGGGACCTCTGGGGATGGTGAACCCCCAGACAG GTCACCCCTGGAACTTCACATTGGTTTCCCCACAGACATCCCTAAAAGTGCCCCCCACTCGATGACTGCCTCATCTTCCTCAGTCCCAGTCCCTTCCCCCAGTCTTCCTAGACGCTCAGCACCCCCTTCTCCCCTGTGCCGTAGTTTGTCTCCTGGGACTGGGGGAGGAGTCCGAGGTGGGGTTGGCTACCTGTCCCGAGGGGACCCTGTCCGGGTCCTTGCTCGGAGAGTACGGCCTGATGGCTCTGTGCAGTACCTGGTtgagtggggaggtgggggcatcTTCTGA